ATCAAGGTCCTGTTTGGCAGGTTGCTTGGGCACACCCTAAATTTGGCTCACTTCTTGCATCTTGTTCCTATGACGGTAAGGTTATCATCTGGAAGGAAGGTAATCAAAATGAGTGGTCACAGGCTCACGTGTTCAGTGACCATAAGTCATCAGTCAATTCTATTGCATGGGCGCCACATGAACTTGGGCTCTGCTTGGCTTGCGGATCCTCTGATGGAAATATTTCAGTGTACACAGCTAGGTCGGATGGTACCTGGGACACCACAAGAATAGATCAAGCTCATCCCGTTGGAGTGACCTCGGTTTCATGGGCTCCTTCAACAGCTCCTGGTGCTTTAGTTGGAACAAGTATCCTTGACCCTGTTCAGAAGCTAGCATCTGGTGGTTGTGACAATACTGTAAAGGTCTGGAAACTGTATAATGGCATTTGGAAGATGGATTGCTTCCCCGCTCTTCAGATGCATGCTGATTGGGTGAGAGATGTTGCTTGGGCGCCCAATTTGGGGCTTCCAAAGTCCACCATCGCCAGTGCTTCACAAGATGGTACTGTTGTCATATGGACCGTAGCTAAAGAAGGTGATCAATGGGAAGGTAAGGTTTTGAGGGACTTTAAGACCCCAGTCTGGAGGGTCTCATGGTCTCTTACTGGAAATTTGCTGGCTGTGGCTGCTGGAGACAACAATGTCTCCATGTGGAAGGAAGCTGTTGATGGGGAGTGGCAGCAAGTCACCACTGCTGACCAATAGATTTCAGATTACTCTGTTTTGGTACTTTTGTTGGACGACCAGTTCCAtagtttttatttctttctgaTTTTGTTTGAGTGGGTGTCATGTGATTACTAGCAGCATTGAGTTAGATTATATGAAAGGAATTGAAAGTTTGAACCATTTCTCATGCGCAATTCATTTGTTTAATGATCTGATTGATATTCTCGCGATCAAAGTTGTTGTGGCTCTATCCTTAATAGTTTTGGGGGCCTTTCCTTTTTGGTTTGGTCAGTGCGCTGTACCGTCGGCTGGATGAATTCGATTACAATTGTTTTTGGGCATATAGATTTATTAATTCAGAGCAATTGACTGGCTCTCAGTGATAGGAGAACTTATTGGCCGATGCACATCTCTTTAGCAGTTGCAAGCGATGCCGTTATTGATTGTTCGAAGCTGTAGACTGTAGCGTTCCATGTAACTTTTGAAATCAACTTTTATCATACAAAAACCACGACTTTGTGTCTCTTAGAAAAGCGAATCAGAAAGGAAAGCGCATTCCTAAAAGCTAAAACTGAGAGGGTATATGCTACTGTTACTGGTAAAAAGCGTGACTCGCGAGGCCGCTTTGGGTTTAGCGCGCTTAGGTtccaatttgaaaaaaaaaaaaagaaagcagcaAAGGCTTTTTCCCCGCCCGAATCATAAGGGAAACAAAAGAAGATGAACAAAGGAAAAGGGAGATGCCCCCTCGGCCCTCCCTGCTTCAAATCCTCATTCTCAAACGCTCCTCTGCAATCACATTCTTGTCTTCGGAGACATTATGAATAGCGAGCGTTTGCCCGCCATGGAACTTATCATTTCCTTGTTCCTTTTCAACTTTTCTGTCTCTTACTTGTACAGATGCGTATCCCTCCTCCTCAATCTTGATTCAATGACAGCTTGTATTCGGCGTAAAGGAATGTGGTCCTCGCATGCCTCTCGTGATTCCGAAAGCAAAAAACCCTCCATTTTATTGCCGCAGAGAGAAATCCCTTAGCGCCTTATGCTCCAAGTATGCACCAGTACTATATCTTCTGCTCACGTGATCATCGTATAGAactaattttgcattttttttttcttgttctcaaTAACAGCTTCTTGAAGCAGTACAGCAAAGACGGTGTTGACTCCACTGGAGTAGATCATGCTGCCTTTCAATTAGGCAGTCTTGTATTCATCTCCTACGTTTTCAGTTTTTCCACTCCATTTTTTCGTTTTCCTCTTTCGTCTCCAGGTAAAAATACAGACGGACCGAAAGACCTTTTCTTCTGAATGTGATGGTATCGCCTCTTTATGCGGTTGTTTGCAGGTGTTGAGCGGAGGCGGTTTATGATGTCGTCAATATACTGGAGAGTGTTGGGGTAATTCTTTTCAATCTAACTGGTTTATTCGTATTTCTTTCGCTGATCTAAgctggagtttttttttttttttttgtaatttgaaGGTTTTAACTCGAAAAGCTAAGAACCATTACTCCCGGAAGGGTTTCTGATTTCAAAACACCATAGCTTGACTTTTATTGAGAATAATAATCGAAAATCCTTAGCAGTACACTACAAAGGCTCGAGTTACAAACATGTATTGAAAAGTGATTGTGTCCGCTTTTATTagtgttgttttctttttttcttaccATGGCTTCtacttttgattgattttgagtATGGGTGCAGGTTTCGACTCTTGAGGGCAAATGAGGAGAGGCTTGATCAAGGTAGCCAAGTACTATTCATTAACGGAACGTAAAGCAAATTCCAGCCACCGAGAGAGCCATTAATCCACACTGTTAGCTGGctgaaagtaagcaaattcctCCATTTCACTCCTGTGGTGTTTCATCTATTTCTTGAAGGAGAGACTTAGATTAATTCCAGTATAACATGACAGCATTTCGTTATATCAGAATACTTGTACCATCCTGGAAATTGTAAAGGAACTGAAGATCGACACATTTTGTTAGTATGATCAATATACTAAACAGCTATCCAAGGCAACCAAAATTGATGAGGAGTTAGGGCAAACTTTTCACTCTATTGGCCCAACATTGAAAAAGGTTTAACTACCTGTACACACCATTTTCCATtgtttcttggagaatttgcCCACTTCAAATACTTAATATTCCAGTATTGGCATTCCTAAGGATCAATGCTCGCCTAGGCCCTCTAATGTTGACCCACAGAATCAAGTGTAATACATATGTAAAGAGTATCCTAATTAGCTGACCCTATCTTTCCTTTGATTTAGTTAATACTTTCATTAACCATACATTTACAATAAACCGGACACCCTCAAGCCACAATTCAACCTGTCTTCCATTAAGATTTCACTTGTAAATTAACCAATTGACCCGCAAAATTACACGTCTAAGATACTGGTAAActgaaacagaaaaaaaaaaaaaaagtaatttgaaTCGCAAGTATATCGCCTTGAAACAGGGTTGAACACAGCCAAAAACTTATTTCACTAATCAAGAGCCTCCAAAGAGAAATGGAGCATTGCATGTTGTCAACAAAatgaatttaacaaaaaatGGCAGAGTAATGCTTTAGTgcatttatttcaaaattacatcaaaactCTAAATATGTTTGGTTTTAGAACCCATGGTATGTAAATGTTTTGCCCTCGCAACCAATAACAATCAGTTGCCAATAAAATGATGGAGAACTATCAGTTAAAAAACAACTGTGAAAATAAGAGAGGACTCTCAAATCTGCGGTTTTGAGAAGAAATTGTTGACAGAAGGCATGATCTGGGGAGCCCTATTACGAACGAACTTTCTGAGAGCATGTTCAGCGTATTTCTCCCCTTCTGCATGGTTTTCAAGAACTCCAGCAGCTCTGTTCTCCTTGGTCACCCTTGATTTCCATAGACACAAAGGTCAGTAACAAATCAAGTACATTTAGATGTTGCATTAGGGGAAGGCCCCGTAAGTATGTTTTAAGTGCATGGATGAAGTATATCCATGATATGGCAAGATGAAGATTCCAATTTACTTTCACAGGCATGCAGCATACTGCAAATAAGCTAAGGATAAAAGATTACATTCAAAATGCACATGTTTTCTGAGAAGAAAATCGCTGCTTTCTGCATTACTCTTATGAACAAACACACAGAGCGAGGTACAAAACCAAACAGGGCAATATAATTCAAACATCATTCATCAGCCACTCGCCCATTTTTGTTACAATAGTGAAAATGATCCTGCTTGCTCAAGGTAAGGAAAAGAGTGCTTAAGCGCAGCAATTACATTGTGATACACAAACATCCagcaaaagagagagaaggggggCTTATTTTTTTTGGAGAGGGGGGTGTGTGTGTTCAGAAGAGGGGCTTCGATCTGTGTGTGAATTCTCAGTGAAGCTTTGATAAAATAGAACATGAAGCAAACCCAAAGAAAGCTTTGATTTAGCAAAAGAAAGCCTTCGTGTAGAGTTTTTAACTATCAATAAAATTGCTAGATCTTATCCGGGAAGATCCCCAAAACCTAATGCTAAATCTGGATTTAGCAGTCAAATTTTGATTTCGACAATTTTAGGATATAGGATTTAATTAATATCCATAAGGCCTCCCTGTTTAATTGTTCttttgcaaaatgaaatgccTTCAAGCATACGCGATGTTCTTCTCGCATTTGTAAATGTTATCTCTAAAGCAGTAGACGATAAAGGATACATGAATTtagatgataaaaatgaaaaattgaggTACTCCATAAAACAGCAGTACACCTAAGcgtggcaatggggcgggggacccctcccccgacagggttaaaaaaattttgttatataattttattataattaaattttagtaaataattaagtatt
The genomic region above belongs to Coffea arabica cultivar ET-39 chromosome 7c, Coffea Arabica ET-39 HiFi, whole genome shotgun sequence and contains:
- the LOC113698760 gene encoding protein transport protein SEC13 homolog B-like; this translates as MPAQKIETGHNDTVHDVSMDYYGKRVATASSDSTIKVIGVSNNNTSQHLATLSGHQGPVWQVAWAHPKFGSLLASCSYDGKVIIWKEGNQNEWSQAHVFSDHKSSVNSIAWAPHELGLCLACGSSDGNISVYTARSDGTWDTTRIDQAHPVGVTSVSWAPSTAPGALVGTSILDPVQKLASGGCDNTVKVWKLYNGIWKMDCFPALQMHADWVRDVAWAPNLGLPKSTIASASQDGTVVIWTVAKEGDQWEGKVLRDFKTPVWRVSWSLTGNLLAVAAGDNNVSMWKEAVDGEWQQVTTADQ